Proteins from a single region of Budorcas taxicolor isolate Tak-1 chromosome 7, Takin1.1, whole genome shotgun sequence:
- the LOC128051374 gene encoding olfactory receptor 2T1-like, with protein sequence MDEKNETLTDFFLLGLFPELQYISILITSILLVYIIAFTGNAILIFLIWVDSHLHTPMYILLSHLSLIDLALISTTVPKMAINFFSGKKNISKVACGTQIFFFFALGGGECLLLTLMSYDRYVAICNPLRYTVIMNPRVCLQMALVSWGGGALNSLLNTIYTMHFPFCGSREIHHFFCEMPAVLKLSCEDTSFYEMVVSVICIVFVLLPLGLIMASYMLIFLTVLRMNSPAGRRKALAVCSSHLAVVSLYYGPAMIIYMTPHSFHTLEQDEILSMINTIFTPMLNPLIYSLRNKEVLGALRKAMNRRFILS encoded by the coding sequence atggatgaaaaaaatgaaacattgacTGATTTCTTTCTCCTGGGACTTTTCCCAGAGCTGCAGTACATCAGCATCCTCATCACCTCCATTCTTCTGGTCTACATCATCGCCTTCACTGGCAATGCCATCCTAATCTTCttgatttgggtggactcccacctccacacccccatgtataTATTGCTCAGCCATCTCTCTCTCATTGACTTGGCCTTAATTTCTACCACAGTTCCAAAAATGGCCATCAACTTTTTCTCTGGGAAGAAAAACATCTCAAAAGTTGCCTGTGGAacccagattttctttttctttgccctCGGGGGTGGtgagtgtctccttttgaccctTATGTCttatgaccgctatgtggccatttGCAACCCCCTGAGATACACAGTCATCATGAAcccaagagtctgcctgcagatGGCTCTAGTGTCCTGGGGCGGAGGTGCACTAAATTCCCTCCTCAATACCATCTACACCATGCATTTCCCCTTCTGTGGCTCCAGGGAGATCCACCACTTCTTCTGTGAGATGCCTGCTGTCCTAAAGCTCTCTTGTGAAGACACTTCCTTCTATGAGATGGTGGTGTCTGTCATCTGCATTGTGTTTGTTCTTCTTCCATTAGGGCTCATCATGGCTTCCTACATGCTCATCTTCCTCACAGTCCTCCGCATGAACTCACCAGCGGGCAGGAGGAAAGCCCTGGCTGTATGCTCCTCTCATTTGGCTGTAGTGAGCCTCTACTATGGGCCGGCCATGATCATCTACATGACTCCCCACTCCTTTCACACTTTGGAGCAGGATGAAATACTCTCCATGATTAATACCATCTTCACCCCCATGCTCAACCCTCTCATTTACAGTCTGAGGAACAAGGAGGTGCTGGGTGCTCTGAGAAAAGCAATGAACAGaagattcattttgagttag